The following coding sequences are from one Dama dama isolate Ldn47 chromosome 8, ASM3311817v1, whole genome shotgun sequence window:
- the LOC133060505 gene encoding obscurin-like protein 1: MEPSINSKQLRVLRPLEDVTIIEGGSATFQLELSQEGVTGEWARGGVRLQPGPKCQIQAEGHAHHLVLSGLGLADSGCISFTADALRCAARLTVREAPVTIVRGLQDLEVTEGDTATFECALSQALADVTWEKDGQPLTPSARLRLQALGTRRLLQLRRCSPLDAGTYSCVVGMARAGPVHLVVRGGYQVLPGPGATVERKVSVLSELRSVSAREGDGATFECTVSEVETAGSWELGGRLLRPGGRVRIRQEGKKHILVLSELRAEDAGEVRFQAGPAQSVAQLEVEALPLQMHRRPPREKTVLVGRRAVLEVTVSRPGGQVCWLREGAELCPGDKYQLRSHGPTHSLVIHDVRPEDQGTYCCQAGQDSAYTRLLVEGDAPLST, from the exons atgGAGCCCTCTATCAACT CAAAGCAGCTAAGGGTGCTTCGACCTCTGGAGGATGTGACCATCATCGAGGGGGGCAGTGCTACCTTCCAGCTGGAGCTGTCCCAGGAGGGGGTGACTGGGGAATGGGCCCGGGGTGGAGTCCGGCTGCAGCCGGGGCCCAAGTGCCAAATTCAGGCCGAAGGCCACGCTCACCACCTGGTCCTCAGCGGCCTGGGCCTGGCTGACTCGGgctgcatctccttcactgcgGATGCGCTGCGCTGCGCAGCCAGACTCACCGTGAGAG AGGCCCCAGTGACCATTGTGCGGGGGCTCCAGGACCTTGAAGTGACCGAGGGCGACACAGCTACGTTCGAGTGCGCACTTTCCCAGGCCTTGGCTGATGTCACCTGGGAGAAG GATGGGCAGCCGCTCACCCCCAGCGCTCGGCTCAGGCTCCAGGCCCTCGGCACGCGCCGCCTTCTCCAGCTGCGGCGCTGCAGCCCCTTGGATGCAGGGACCTACAGCTGCGTGGTGGGGATGGCCCGAGCTGGGCCCGTTCACTTAGTGGTGCGCGGTGGGTACCAGGTGCTGCCCGGGCCGGGAGCTACTGTGG AGCGCAAGGTGTCTGTCCTCTCTGAGCTGCGGTCCGTGAGCGCCCGTGAAGGCGACGGAGCCACGTTCGAGTGCACCGTGTCGGAGGTCGAgacagctgggagctgggagctcGGAGGCCGCCTGCTGAGACCCGGAGGCCGCGTCCGCATCCGACAGGAAG GGAAAAAACACATTCTGGTGCTGAGCGAACTGCGCGCAGAGGACGCTGGTGAGGTCCGCTTCCAGGCGGGACCCGCCCAGTCCGTGGCTCAACTGGAGGTGGAGG CACTGCCTCTGCAGATGCACCGCCGGCCCCCTCGTGAGAAGACGGTTCTGGTCGGTCGCCGGGCGGTGCTGGAGGTGACAGTGTCCCGGCCGGGGGGTCAGGTGTGCTGGTTGCGGGAAGGGGCCGAGCTGTGCCCAGGGGACAAGTATCAGCTGCGCAGCCACGGCCCCACCCACAGCCTGGTCATCCATGACGTTCGACCTGAGGATCAGGGCACCTACTGCTGCCAGGCCGGCCAAGACAGCGCCTACACACGGCTACTGGTAGAGG GAGATGCCCCACTCTCCACCTGA
- the TMEM198 gene encoding transmembrane protein 198 codes for MPGTVATLRFQLLPPEPDDAFWGAPCEQPLERRYEALPALVCIMCCLFGVVYCFFGYRCFKAVLFLTGLLFGSVVIFLLCYRERVLETQLSAGASAGIALGIGLLCGLVAMLVRSVGLFLVGLLLGLLLAAAALLGSAPYYQPGSVWGPLGLLLGGGLLCALLTLRWPRPLTTLATAVTGAALIATAADYFAELLLLARYAVERLRAAPVPPLCWRSWALLALWPLLSLMGILVQWRVTAERDSHTEVVISRQRRRVQLMRIRQQEERKEKRRKKRPSRALPRGSRAPPRPGPPDPAYRRRPVPIKRFNGDILSPSYIQSFRDRQTGSSLSSFMASPTDADYEYGSRGPLTACSGPPVRV; via the exons ATGCCGGGCACTGTGGCAACACTTCGGTTCCAGCTACTGCCCCCGGAGCCAGATGATGCCTTCTGGGGAGCACCCTGTGAACAGCCCCTGGAGCGCAGGTACGAGGCACTGCCGGCCCTCGTTTGCATCATGTGCTGTCTATTTGGAGTCGTCTACTGCTTCTTCG GTTACCGTTGCTTCAAGGCAGTACTCTTTCTCACCGGGTTGCTGTTTGGCTCGGTGGTCATCTTCCTGCTGTGCTACCGAGAGCGGGTGCTGGAGACGCAGCTGAGTGCCGGGGCAAGCGCAGGCATCGCGCTGGGCATCGGGCTGCTCTGCGGGCTGGTGGCCATGCTGGTGCGCAGCGTGGGCCTCTTCCTGGTGGGCCTGCTGCTTGGCCTTCTGCTTGCCGCTGCTGCCCTGCTGGGCTCCGCGCCCTACTACCAGCCGGGCTCTGTCTGGGGCCCCCTGGGGCTGCTGCTGGGGGGCGGCCTGCTCTGCGCCCTGCTCACTCTGCGCTGGCCCCGCCCGCTTACCACCCTGGCCACAGCGGTGACCGGTGCCGCACTCATCGCCACAGCTGCTGACTACTTTGCCGAGCTGCTGCTGTTGGCGCGCTATGCGGTGGAGCGTCTGCGGGCTGCCCCCGTACCCCCGCTCTGCTGGCGGAGCTGGGCCTTGCTGGCACTGTGGCCCCTGCTCAGCCTCATGGGCATTCTGGTGCAGTGGCGGGTGACGGCCGAGCGGGATTCCCACACGGAAG TGGTCATCAGCCGGCAGCGCCGACGTGTGCAGCTGATGCGGATTCGGCAGCAAGAAGAACGCAAGGAGAAGCGGCGCAAAAAGAGACCCTCAAGGGCTCTCCCCAGAGGCTCTCGGGCTCCTCCGAGGCCTGGGCCCCCTGACCCTGCTTATCGGCGTAGGCCAGTGCCCATCAAGCGCTTCAATGGAGATATCCTCTCCCCG AGTTACATCCAGAGCTTCCGGGATCGGCAGACCGGGAGCTCTCTGAGCTCCTTCATGGCCTCGCCCACAGATGCGGACTATGAGTACGGGTCCCGGGGCCCGCTGACGGCCTGCTCTGGGCCTCCCGTGCGGGTATAG
- the CHPF gene encoding chondroitin sulfate synthase 2 — protein sequence MRASLLLSVLRPAGPVAVGISLGFTLSLLSVTWVEEPCGPGPPQPGDSELPPRGNTNAARRPNSVQPGAERERPGAGAGAGENWEPRVLPYHPAQPGQAAKKAVRTRYISTELGIRQKLLVAVLTSQATLPTLGVAVNRTLGHRLERVVFLTGSRGRRAPPGMAVVTLGEERPIGHLHLALRHLLEQHGDDFDWFFLVPDATYTEAHGLARLVGRLSLAAAAHLYLGRPQDFIGGEPAPGRYCHGGFGVLLSRTLLQQLRPHLEACRNDIVSARPDEWLGRCILDATGVGCTGDHEGVHYSYLELSPGEPVQEGDPRFRSALTAHPVRDPVHVYQLHKAFARAELERTYQEIQELQWEIQNTSRLAADGERAAAWPVGIPAPSRPASRFEVLRWDYFTEQHAFSCADGSPRCPLRGADRADVADVLGAALEELNRRYHPALRLQKQQLVNGYRRFDPARGMEYTLDLQLEALTPQGGRRPLTRRVQLLRPLSRVEILPVPYVTEASRLTVLLPLAAAERDLAPAFLEAFATAALEPGDAAAALTLLLLYEPRQAQRAAHADVFAPVKAHVAELERRFPGARVPWLSVQTAAPSPLRLMDLLSKKHPLDTLFLLAGPDTVLTPDFLNRCRMHAISGWQAFFPMHFQAFHPAVAPPQGPGPPELGRDTGRFDRQAATEACFYNSDYVAARARLAASSDQEEELMESLDVYELFLRFSSLHVLRAVEPALLQRYRAQTCSARLSEDLYHRCRQSALESLGSRTQLAMLLFEQEQGNST from the exons ATGCGGGCATCGCTGCTGTTGTCGGTGCTGAGGCCCGCGGGGCCCGTGGCCGTGGGTATCTCTCTGGGCTTCACTCTGAGCCTACTCAGCGTCACCTGGGTGGAGGAGCCTTGCGGCCCAGGGCCGCCCCAGCCCGGAGATTCTGAGCTGCCTCCGCGCGGCAACACCAATGCGGCGCGCCGGCCCAACTCGGTGCAGCCCGGAGCGGAGCGCGAGAGGCCCGGGGCCGGTGCAGGCGCCGGGGAGAACTGGGAGCCGCGTGTCTTGCCCTACCACCCTGCACAGCCTGGTCAGGCCGCCAAAAAGGCCGTCAG gactcGCTACATCAGCACGGAGCTGGGCATCAGGCAGAAGTTGCTCGTGGCGGTGCTGACCTCACAGGCCACGTTGCCTACGCTGGGCGTGGCCGTGAACCGCACGCTGGGGCACAGGCTGGAGCGTGTGGTGTTCCTGACAGGCTCGAGGGGCCGCCGGGCACCACCAGGTATGGCCGTGGTGACGCTAGGCGAGGAGCGGCCCATTGGGCACCTGCACCTGGCACTGCGCCACCTGCTGGAACAGCACGGCGACGACTTCGACTGGTTCTTCCTAGTACCCGATGCCACCTACACCGAGGCACACGGACTGGCTCGCCTAGTCGGCCGTCTCAGCCTGGCAGCCGCTGCCCACCTCTATCTGGGCCGGCCCCAGGACTTCATCGGTGGAGAGCCTGCCCCAGGCCGCTACTGCCACGGGGGTTTTGGGGTGCTGCTGTCGCGCACACTGCTGCAGCAGCTGCGCCCCCACCTGGAAGCCTGCCGCAATGACATCGTCAGTGCGCGCCCGGATGAGTGGCTGGGCCGCTGCATCCTTGATGCCACCGGGGTGGGCTGCACTGGCGACCACGAg ggGGTCCACTATAGCTACCTGGAGCTGAGCCCTGGGGAGCCCGTGCAGGAGGGGGACCCTCGTTTCCGTAGTGCCCTGACTGCTCACCCTGTCCGTGACCCTGTGCACGTGTACCAGCTGCACAAGGCTTTTGCTCGAGCTGAACTGGAACGCACATACCAGGAGATCCAGGAGTTACAG TGGGAGATCCAGAACACCAGCCGCCTGGCAGCAGATGGGGAGCGGGCAGCCGCCTGGCCAGTGGGCATTCCAGCACCGTCTCGCCCTGCCTCCCGCTTTGAGGTGCTGCGCTGGGACTATTTCACAGAGCAACATGCTTTCTCCTGCGCGGATGGCTCCCCCCGCTGCCCGCTGCGTGGGGCTGACCGGGCCGATGTGGCTGACGTTCTGGGGGCAGCCCTGGAGGAGCTCAACCGCCGATACCACCCGGCCCTGCGGCTCCAGAAACAGCAACTGGTTAACGGCTACCGACGCTTTGATCCTGCCCGGGGGATGGAGTACACGCTGGACTTGCAGCTGGAGGCACTGACCCCCCAGGGGGGCCGCCGGCCCCTCACCCGCCGGGTGCAGCTGCTACGGCCACTGAGCCGCGTGGAGATCTTGCCCGTGCCCTATGtcacggaggcctcacgtctcaCTGTGTTACTCCCACTGGCTGCAGCCGAGCGTGACCTGGCCCCTGCCTTCCTGGAGGCCTTTGCCACGGCGGCGCTGGAGCCTGGTGATGCTGCCGCAGCCCTGACCCTGCTACTATTATATGAGCCCCGACAGGCCCAGCGGGCGGCCCACGCCGATGTCTTTGCCCCCGTCAAGGCCCATGTGGCAGAACTGGAGCGGCGTTTCCCTGGTGCCCGGGTGCCCTGGCTCAGCGTGCAGACAGCCGCACCCTCCCCGCTGCGCCTCATGGATCTCCTCTCCAAGAAGCACCCACTGGACACGCTGTTCCTGCTGGCCGGGCCAGACACGGTGCTCACTCCTGACTTCCTGAACCGCTGCCGCATGCATGCCATCTCTGGCTGGCAGGCCTTCTTTCCCATGCACTTCCAGGCCTTCCACCCTGCCGtggccccaccccagggcccaggcccCCCCGAACTGGGCCGCGATACAGGCCGTTTTGATCGCCAGGCGGCCACCGAGGCCTGCTTCTACAATTCCGACTACGTGGCGGCCCGAGCACGGCTGGCAGCGTCCTCGGAccaggaggaggagctgatggaGAGCCTGGATGTGTACGAGCTGTTCCTGCGTTTCTCCAGCCTGCACGTGCTGCGGGCTGTGGAGCCGGCGCTGCTGCAGCGCTATCGGGCACAGACGTGCAGTGCACGGCTCAGCGAGGACCTCTACCACCGCTGCCGCCAGAGCGCGCTCGAGAGCCTCGGCTCCCGCACGCAGCTGGCCATGCTGCTCTTTGAGCAGGAGCAGGGCAACAGCACCTGA